A single Drosophila ananassae strain 14024-0371.13 chromosome 3L, ASM1763931v2, whole genome shotgun sequence DNA region contains:
- the LOC6495348 gene encoding CCR4-NOT transcription complex subunit 1 isoform X1 has product MNVESQLKTPLTHIRNLVKHVNKRNFNETCEHIKQFVKEHGLEADRSSLRHLFSVINFSDASPPTVTVQLQAKLLGAQLQRQLQSSSFVSNICFAFDQYFVINQKSLKPAAVADLVSHVSRLTGINKLCECIFALAVTHSSHPELRKSAKNNLEVSLPELINSYLGNNNSSAATSGLQEISFDLLQYLLCCLSDYVKPQLEQEFLVKLREEFPRQAVPLVLAPFLYGTTTATAATVAGAGASETDAEAETTTASNSNSSSSEADALNEVGIEDIYDHLSEIIFTNQGKNNIMDTSWINLIHEIGYEFTSSVEECKNHLCSRERERAEVQAKDVAKIVGLMCRRHSSLLDCNVNLPTPANFWPGQAQGQSQGGQGAASNSSGSSTQTQSSTQQQQQQQGTGNSNNNDGAEGNTSSDKKDKKETTEATQTWKPDVFVQALKEVVPQINWKDVCLELDHPEFVLKDRIGLDLLLTILRLATGSSLFPHPECIYRHWANTEGQLSLITTMLKNPDLFSFSDFVFSQPALDVLKTAPDAENKEISAWKSLHLVEVLLSIADKGYYTQVHEIFKFPAQNCPDVLFLALLHINPPLSPLRLDLFNQLIPTFLGNHPNSNVILASAWSSTNFQLRPNIMNAMSEWYLRGNDFDQVKLSRILDLAQDLKALSSLLNARSFLFIIDLACLASRREYLKLEKWLTDKIRDHGEPFMQAMIKVLLRRCPQVANAKVPEDQLPPKQAQLLPETVTTMINCLQTCINNCMQPEMVEMIMQMTANVAIMANKARAQQQPGLVPPPPPNMLRGHRGMDLSGGIVPPPPQQPFSGNLNAQMFAPGMDPLTNMSNNLAGLNLSGPNGGFNFGNMLTSPSRLMNPGASPYPLNPMQMPQAPPPPNVGNLGRMLPGGPQQPTPTPTPTAPNPTNPVMADLQIPVSKEVEDEVNSYFQRIYNHQPNPTLSIDEVLDILQRFKESSNRREQEVFLCMLRNLFEEYRFFCQYPEKELQITAQLFGGIIDRNLVPTFVALGLSLRCVLDALRKPEGNKLFYFGITALDRFRTRLHTYNKYCEHIRSIPHFSDFPPHLIQYVEYGMHGQEPPAQKLIGLSNTIPSAISSGPPTEALFRANSMAGNVPGGTLGSGSKSAVAVSHATRMKSIANATNIDTLLVANQEEKVTVPPEPVQDKTAFIFNNLSQLNIPQKCEEIKEIMTKEYWPWLAQYLVLKRASMEFNFHTLYYNFLDALKNGEINRFVTKETLRNIKVLLRSDKGVINFSDRSLLKNLGHWLGMMTLGRNRPILQLDLDLKSLLAEAYHKGQQELLFVVPFVAKILESSAKSRIFRSPNPWTMGIMYVLGELHQEPELKLNLKFEIEVLCKTLNLELAKLRPVIYLKDPTRALLIDQQMSQPKPKQPEPIAAAPALPSQQPSPAQAPQQPPPPQQQQAPPPPPPAEVDPQAAAAAMMVGSGGSGANSTPGSVASPNLPTDPSQVVLPPPEPRYSYVDVNVSNFQLIAQHLILPPNIPFLHANPGIKHIVINAVERTITDWLQPVVDRSIRIACATTEQIIRKDFALDADENRMRTAAHQMVRNLAAGMAMITGKDEIARAISQNLHKAFVSSLSGMPSLTEIQAAAMQLANENVELVCAFIQKTSAEKAAAEIDRRLSTDFETRKIAREEGNRFVDAQILSYQQERLPEAVRIKVGPAPATLYAVYSEFARSIPGFQQMSDRDIALFVPKPQDLPPPNVFANDESSMVYAEVASKMEAFMNTAIGVPSLQVQASKMHMLLNALMSTRRQRDQESAFNLLTRAVEGLTEGLVNVPEHIEQMKLYQNIHLRILSLLQNSFGAPNTERAVTKCFFDIREEVRYNVEAARSLITSHFVNLNQFDGMLRDCMDNGNNYVAISFGIALLERLIMEDRAINIVQDNEFMATVELLGRLTQHRHRYPECIVNAIETLWSGNFNSSSDFSPFNASERYLAGASHYIHSGMHHVRSCDTDDPPGLQEKTEFLLKDWVALYTQQNQQSTRDARNFGAFVQKMNTYGILKTDDLITRFFRQATHICTDVVYRMFAEPNLQLNQAKNKIFQWIDAFVHLIAMLVRHSGEAGNPTTKINLLNKVLGIVLGTLLKDQEMRGTSFQQVGYHRFFMMLFMELCSADMILESLMHSIVSAFAYTYHLLNPSVAPGFCFAWLELISHRVFLGRILVQIPGQKGWPLYAQLLQDLFKYLAPFLRNTELGKPVQLLYKGTLRVLLVLLHDFPEFLCDYHFGFCDTIPPNCVQMRNIILSAFPRNMRLPDPFTPNLKVDMLSDSSNAPKVSSSYIMNIQPPNFKKDLDSYLKARAPVTFLSELRGHLQVTSEPGTRYNMTLMNALVMYVGTQAIALIRNKNFVPNTSNIAHSAHMDIFQNLAVDLDTEGRYLFLNAIANQLRYPNSHTHYFSCAVLHLFAEANSEAIQEQITRVLLERLIVNRPHPWGLLITFIELIKNPIYKFWDHDFVHCAPEITKLFESVARSCLAKSNPPQQLNMAPVVDGEGQEVANIN; this is encoded by the exons ATGAATGTAGAGAGCCAACTGAAGACACCGCTAACGCACATACGCAATCTGGTCAAACACGTGAACAAGcgaaattttaatgaaaccTGCGAGCATATAAAGCAG TTCGTTAAAGAGCACGGCCTGGAAGCGGATCGCAGCAGTCTGCGTCACCTGTTTTCCGTGATCAACTTCAGCGACGCCTCACCGCCAACGGTTACCGTTCAGCTGCAGGCCAAGCTATTGGGAGCCCAGTTGCAGCGTCAGTTGCAGAGCTCATCGTTTGTCTCCAACATCTGCTTCGCTTTCGATCAGTACTTTGTTATTAATCAGAAG TCTTTGAAGCCGGCAGCTGTTGCGGATCTCGTTAGCCACGTGTCGCGTCTGACCGGCATCAACAAGCTCTGTGAGTGCATCTTTGCGTTGGCTGTGACCCATTCTTCGCATCCGGAGCTTAGGAAGTCCGCGAAAAACAACTTGGAAGTCTCCCTTCCCGAGCTAATCAACTCCTATTTGGGAAACAACAATAGCAGTGCAGCGACCAGTGGCCTTCAAGAGATCTCGTTCGATTTACTGCAGTATCTGCTGTGCTGTCTCAGCGATTACGTGAAACCGCAACTGGAACAAGAGTTTCTGGTTAAGTTACGCGAGGAATTTCCGCGCCAAGCGGTGCCACTCGTTCTTGCTCCGTTCCTTTACGGCACGACGACGGCGACGGCGGCGACGGTTGCGGGAGCAGGTGCCAGTGAAACGGATGCGGAGGCCGAAACGACGACggccagcaacagcaacagctccAGTTCCGAGGCGGATGCTCTAAACGAGGTGGGAATTGAGGATATCTATGACCATTTAAGCGAGATAATATTTACAAACCAG gggaaaaataatattatggACACATCCTGGATTAATTTAATCCATGAAATCGGTTACGAATTTACATCGAGCGTTGAAGAGTGCAAGAATCATTTGTGTTCCCGCGAACGAGAACGCGCTGAAGTTCAGGCCAAAGATGTCGCCAAGATTGTGGGTCTTATGTGTCGGCGGCACTCATCGCTGCTCGATTGTAATGTAAACCTACCAACGCCAGCTAATTTCTGGCCAGGCCAGGCTCAAGGACAGAGTCAGGGTGGACAGGGAGCTGCCAGTAATAGTAGCGGATCCTCGACCCAGACCCAGAGCTCTactcaacaacaacagcaacagcagggCACCggcaacagtaacaacaacgaTGGCGCCGAAGGCAATACGTCAAGTGATAAAAAGGACAAAAAGGAGACGACGGAAGCAACACAAACATGGAAGCCGGATGTCTTTGTGCAGGCCCTCAAGGAGGTGGTGCCGCAGATCAACTGGAAGGACGTGTGTCTGG AACTCGACCATCCAGAGTTTGTGCTGAAAGATCGCATTGGTTTGGATCTCCTTCTGACTATCCTGAGGTTGGCTACTGGTTCCAGTTTGTTCCCACATCCAGAATGCATTTACCGCCACTGGGCGAACACGGAGGGGCAGCTGTCGCTGATAACAACCATGCTCAAGAATCCGGATCTCTTCTCTTTCTCCGACTTTGTGTTCAGCCAGCCAGCTCTGGACGTCCTCAAGACTGCCCCGGATGCGGAAAACAAGGAGATATCCGCGTGGAAGTCCCTGCATCTCGTAGAGGTGTTGCTGTCGATTGCGGACAAGGGATACTACACCCAAGTGCATGAGATTTTTAAGTTTCCCGCTCAGAACTGTCCGGATGTGCTGTTTCTGGCCTTGCTGCACATTAACCCTCCGCTATCGCCGTTGCGACTGGATCTGTTTAACCAGCTGATACCCACGTTTCTGGGCAATCATCCGAACTCGAACGTCATACTGGCCAGCGCGTGGAGCTCCACCAACTTCCAGCTCCGGCCGAACATCATGAACGCCATGTCCGAGTGGTACCTGAGGGGCAACGACTTCGACCAGGTGAAGCTGTCGCGGATCCTAGACCTGGCCCAGGACTTGAAGGCGTTATCCTCTTTGCTTAACGCTCGATCCTTCCTGTTCATCATCGACCTGGCATGCCTTGCCTCCCGGCGGGAGTACCTGAAGCTGGAGAAATGGCTAACCGACAAGATTAGAGACCACGGCGAGCCGTTTATGCAGGCCATGATCAAGGTGCTGCTCCGGCGCTGTCCGCAGGTGGCCAACGCCAAAGTACCCGAGGACCAGCTGCCCCCTAAACAGGCTCAGCTCTTGCCCGAGACGGTCACCACGATGATCAACTGCCTGCAGACGTGCATCAACAACTGCATGCAGCCGGAGATGGTCGAAATGATTATGCAGATGACGGCGAACGTCGCCATAATGGCCAATAAGGCTCGTGCCCAGCAGCAACCGGGACTAGTTCCACCGCCCCCGCCGAATATGTTGCGTGGCCATCGTGGCATGGATTTGTCAGGCGGTATTGTGCCCCCGCCGCCGCAACAGCCTTTCTCCGGGAACCTTAACGCCCAGATGTTCGCTCCTGGCATGGATCCGCTCACGAACATGTCCAACAACCTGGCCGGGCTTAATCTGAGTGGCCCGAACGGGGGATTTAACTTCGGCAACATGCTAACTTCGCCATCACGATTGATGAATCCGGGAGCCAGTCCTTATCCGCTGAATCCCATGCAGATGCCGCAGGCTCCGCCGCCACCCAATGTCGGCAATTTGGGCAGGATGCTGCCAGGTGGCCCCCAACAACCGACTCCCACGCCCACGCCAACGGCCCCGAATCCCACCAACCCGGTCATGGCCGATCTTCAGATACCTGTGTCCAAGGAGGTGGAGGATGAGGTGAACTCGTACTTCCAACGCATTTACAACCACCAGCCGAATCCCACGCTCTCCATCGACGAGGTCCTGGACATTCTGCAGCGGTTCAAGGAGTCGAGCAACCGCCGTGAACAGGAGGTATTCCTGTGCATGCTGCGTAATCTGTTCGAGGAGTACCGCTTCTTCTGTCAGTATCCTGAGAAGGAGCTGCAGATAACGGCACAGCTCTTTGGCGGCATCATCGACCGGAATCTGGTGCCCACTTTCGTAGCCCTTGGCCTGTCCCTGCGCTGTGTTTTGGATGCACTTCGGAAACCGGAGGGCAATAAGCTCTTCTACTTTGGCATCACGGCGCTGGACCGTTTCAGGACTCGACTCCATACCTACAACAAGTACTGTGAGCATATCCGTTCGATTCCCCACTTCTCGGACTTCCCGCCACATCTCATCCAGTATGTGGAGTACGGAATGCACGGTCAGGAGCCGCCGGCGCAGAAGCTGATTGGACTGAGCAACACGATCCCATCCGCAATTTCATCAGGACCGCCCACGGAGGCACTTTTCCGAGCTAATTCAATGGCAG GTAACGTGCCTGGTGGCACTCTCGGATCGGGCTCCAAATCAGCCGTTGCTGTGTCGCATGCCACGCGGATGAAGTCTATCGCCAATGCCACCAACATCGACACTCTGCTAGTGGCCAACCAGGAGGAGAAGGTCACAGTGCCGCCAGAGCCAGTTCAGGACAAAACAGCCTTCATCTTCAACAATCTGAGCCAGCTGAACATCCCGCAGAAGTGCGAGGAGATCAAGGAGATAATGACCAAGGAGTACTGGCCATGGCTGGCCCAGTACTTGGTCCTCAAGCGTGCCTCCATGGAGTTTAACTTCCACACCCTGTACTACAATTTCCTGGACGCTCTCAAGAACGGCGAGATCAACCGATTCGTGACCAAAGAGACGCTGCGCAACATCAAGGTCCTTCTGCGCTCCGACAAGGGAGTCATCAACTTCTCCGATCGCAGTCTGCTGAAGAATCTGGGCCACTGGCTGGGCATGATGACCCTGGGACGGAATCGCCCAATCCTCCAGCTGGATCTCGATCTAAAGTCCCTTTTGGCGGAGGCCTATCATAAAGGACAGCAGGAGCTGTTGTTCGTGGTACCGTTCGTGGCGAAGATCCTCGAGTCGTCCGCCAAGTCGCGCATTTTCCGCTCGCCCAATCCCTGGACCATGGGTATCATGTACGTATTGGGCGAACTCCACCAGGAGCCGGAGCTCAAGCTGAATCTGAAGTTCGAGATCGAGGTACTGTGCAAGACGCTCAACCTGGAGCTGGCCAAGCTGCGGCCGGTTATCTACCTGAAGGATCCAACGCGCGCCCTGCTCATCGATCAGCAAATGTCGCAGCCAAAACCCAAGCAGCCGGAGCCCATTGCAGCTGCTCCGGCTCTGCCGAGTCAACAGCCATCGCCGGCACAAGCGCCACAGCAACCGCCaccgccgcagcagcagcaggctcctccgccgccaccgccggcCGAGGTGGACCCGCAGGCAGCAGCCGCCGCCATGATGGTGGGAAGTGGAGGCAGTGGAGCAAACAGCACGCCTGGATCGGTGGCTTCGCCAAATTTGCCAACAGATCCCAGCCAAGTGGTTCTCCCGCCGCCCGAGCCGCGCTACTCCTACGTGGACGTCAATGTGAGCAACTTCCAGCTGATTGCCCAGCACCTGATTCTGCCACCCAACATCCCGTTCCTGCACGCCAATCCGGGAATCAAACACATTGTGATCAATGCCGTGGAGCGCACCATCACCGACTGGCTGCAGCCCGTTGTGGATCGGAGTATTCGGATCGCCTGCGCCACCACCGAGCAGATCATCCGCAAGGACTTTGCCCTGGACGCGGATGAGAACAGAATGCGCACGGCCGCCCACCAGATGGTCCGTAACCTGGCCGCCGGCATGGCCATGATCACGGGAAAGGATGAGATCGCGCGGGCCATCAGCCAGAACCTGCACAAGGCATTCGTGTCGTCGCTGTCCGGCATGCCCAGCCTGACCGAAATCCAGGCCGCTGCCATGCAGCTGGCCAACGAGAATGTGGAGCTGGTGTGTGCCTTCATTCAGAAGACTTCCGCCGAGAAGGCTGCCGCCGAGATCGATCGGCGATTGAGCACTGACTTTGAGACCAGGAAGATTGCTCGCGAGGAGGGTAACCGGTTTGTGGATGCCCAGATCCTCAGCTACCAGCAGGAGCGACTCCCGGAGGCGGTGCGCATCAAGGTGGGCCCTGCCCCAGCGACTTTGTACGCCGTTTACTCGGAATTTGCCAGGAGCATTCCCGGTTTCCAGCAGATGAGCGATCGGGACATTGCTCTCTTCGTACCGAAGCCCCAGGATCTGCCGCCACCGAATGTGTTTGCCAATGACGAGAGCAGCATGGTGTATGCCGAGGTGGCCAGCAAGATGGAGGCCTTCATGAACACGGCCATCGGTGTGCCGTCCCTGCAGGTGCAGGCCAGCAAGATGCACATGCTCCTCAACGCTCTGATGTCCACCCGTCGGCAGCGCGACCAAGAGTCGGCCTTCAATCTCCTGACTCGTGCAGTGGAGGGTCTAACCGAGGGTCTGGTCAACGTGCCGGAGCACATCGAACAGATGAAACTCTATCAGAATATTCACCTGCGCATCCTCAGTCTCCTGCAGAACAGCTTCGGTGCTCCGAATACGGAGCGGGCTGTCACCAAGTGCTTCTTCGACATCCGTGAGGAGGTTCGCTACAACGTGGAGGCGGCACGATCCCTGATCACATCGCACTTCGTCAATCTGAACCAGTTCGATGGCATGCTGCGCGACTGCATGGACAATGGCAACAACTACGTGGCCATCTCGTTCGGCATCGCCCTGCTGGAGCGCCTCATCATGGAGGACCGAGCCATTAACATCGTTCAGGACAACGAGTTCATGGCCACCGTGGAACTGCTGGGTCGACTCACCCAGCACAGGCATCGCTATCCGGAATGCATTGTCAACGCCATCGAGACGTTGTGGAGCGGTAACTTCAACTCGAGCAGTGACTTCAGTCCGTTTAACGCCAGTGAGCGCTACTTGGCGGGAGCCTCGCACTACATCCACTCCGGCATGCATCATGTGAGG TCATGCGACACGGACGACCCGCCGGGACTGCAAGAGAAGACAGAGTTCCTGCTCAAGGACTGGGTGGCGCTGTATACCCAGCAGAACCAGCAATCCACCCGTGATGCCCGCAACTTTGGCGCCTTTGTCCAAAAGATGAACACCTACGGCATCCTGAAAACGGACGATCTGATCACGCGCTTCTTCCGCCAAGCCACGCACATCTGCACGGATGTTGTCTATCGGATGTTCGCGGAGCCCAATCTCCAACTTAACCAGGCCAAGAACAAGATATTCCAATGGATCGATGCGTTCGTCCACCTCATCGCCATGCTTGTCCGGCATTCGGGCGAGGCGGGTAATCCGACCACCAAGATCAACCTGCTGAACAAAGTGCTGGGCATCGTACTGGGCACACTGCTGAAGGATCAAGAGATGCGCGGCACCAGCTTCCAGCAGGTGGGCTACCACCGGTTCTTCATGATGCTCTTCATGGAACTCTGCTCTGCGGACATGATCCTCGAGTCGCTGATGCACAGCATTGTGTCGGCCTTCGCCTACACCTATCATCTCTTAAATCCGAGCGTGGCGCCCGGCTTCTGTTTTGCGTGGCTGGAGCTTATCTCCCATCGGGTGTTTTTGGGACGCATACTAGTTCAGATTCCCGGCCAGAAGGGATGGCCACTCTACGCCCAGTTGCTGCAGGATCTCTTCAAATATCTGGCACCATTCCTGCGCAACACAGAGCTCGGAAAACCGGTTCAACTCCTGTACAAGGGAACACTGCGTGTACTGCTAGTGCTGCTGCATGATTTCCCCGAGTTCCTGTGCGATTATCATTTTGGATTCTGTGACACCATACCGCCAAACTGTGTCCAAATGCGTAACATTATACTGTCGGCGTTTCCGCGTAACATGCGACTGCCGGATCCGTTTACGCCCAACCTAAAGGTGGACATGCTATCGGACAGCAGCAACGCACCCAAGGTGTCTAGCAGCTATATCATGAACATACAGCCGCCGAACTTTAAGAAGGATCTCGACTCTTACCTGAAGGCTCGGGCACCGGTAACCTTCCTTTCGGAATTGCGCGGACACTTGCAGGTGACCAGCGAGCCAGGTACACGCTACAACATGACGCTCATGAATGCCCTCGTTATGTATGTGGGTACACAAGCAATTGCGTTAATCAG AAACAAAAACTTTGTGCCCAACACCTCAAACATTGCACACAGCGCTCACATGGACATTTTCCAGAACTTGGCCGTAGACTTGGATACTGAAGGTCGCTATCTCTTCCTGAATGCAATTGCCAATCAGTTGCGCTATCCCAACAGCCATACGCACTATTTTAGCTGTGCGGTATTGCATCTGTTCGCCGAGGCCAACTCGGAGGCGATTCAGGAGCAGATTACGCGTGTCCTGCTCGAACGTTTGATCGTGAACCGGCCCCATCCGTGGGGTCTGCTCATCACGTTCATCGAGCTGATTAAGAATCCCATTTACAAGTTCTGGGACCATGATTTTGTGCACTGCGCGCCAGAGATAACCAA GCTTTTCGAGTCGGTTGCCCGATCCTGTCTGGCCAAATCGAATCCCCCGCAGCAACTGAACATGGCGCCCGTTGTCGATGGCGAGGGCCAGGAGGTAGCCAACATCAACTGA